The following are encoded together in the Pseudoxanthomonas sp. YR558 genome:
- a CDS encoding DUF3293 domain-containing protein, whose translation MYALDVTRDDAAMAEHSVPADGTANGEVPDAERARLAIAWAAAHYFVTIGRKEWLFCTGLSAPEVERQVMADRYLFITAWNPPPGEASRADNDAAQARLEARVQTLGLTLHPALGCDNRGGMVEYGCLVLDATLAQADALAREFGQGGTLCWSAGEPVRLRMMWPRPAGADGDPHTDWVG comes from the coding sequence GTGTACGCGCTCGACGTTACGCGCGATGATGCGGCCATGGCCGAACACAGCGTTCCTGCCGACGGCACCGCGAACGGGGAAGTCCCCGATGCCGAGCGCGCGCGGCTGGCGATCGCCTGGGCCGCGGCGCACTATTTCGTCACGATCGGCCGCAAGGAATGGCTGTTCTGCACCGGCCTGTCCGCCCCCGAGGTCGAACGCCAGGTCATGGCGGACCGCTATCTGTTCATCACCGCGTGGAATCCCCCACCCGGCGAGGCGTCGCGCGCGGACAACGACGCCGCGCAGGCCCGGCTGGAAGCGCGCGTACAGACGCTTGGGTTGACGCTGCATCCGGCCCTCGGCTGCGACAACCGCGGTGGCATGGTCGAATACGGCTGCCTGGTGCTGGACGCCACGCTGGCCCAGGCCGACGCGCTGGCTCGGGAATTTGGCCAGGGCGGCACCCTCTGCTGGAGCGCGGGCGAACCGGTCCGCCTGCGGATGATGTGGCCGCGCCCGGCCGGTGCCGACGGCGATCCACACACGGACTGGGTGGGCTAA
- a CDS encoding pyridoxal phosphate-dependent aminotransferase — MFQPQTKLPKVGTTIFTVMSQLAAEHGAVNLGQGFPDFAVPQRLVDELDAAMRAGHNQYAPMTGVAPLRQAIAEKVLRCYGREVNPDTEITVTSGATEALFNAIHAVVRPGEEVIVLDPAYDSYEPAIDLAGARAVHVPLDPQTFAVDWDRVRAAITPRTRMLIVNSPHNPSGAMFDEADIRALSALLEGTGIYLISDEVYEHIVFDGRRHESILRYPELAARAFVVSSFGKTYHCTGWKIGYAIAPPALSAEFRKVHQYNVFCTFAPAQHAFAAMIRQEPEHYEQLGAFYQEKRNRFREQLLGTKFVPLPVPGGYFQLVDYSAVSDLPDAEFVKWLTVEHGVTAIPLSPFYETPPTGQRLARLCFAKNEATLDAAIARLKTL, encoded by the coding sequence ATGTTCCAGCCGCAGACCAAGCTGCCCAAGGTGGGCACCACCATCTTCACCGTGATGTCGCAGCTCGCCGCCGAGCACGGCGCGGTCAACCTGGGGCAGGGCTTCCCGGATTTCGCGGTGCCGCAGCGGCTGGTGGACGAACTCGACGCCGCCATGCGCGCCGGTCACAACCAGTACGCGCCGATGACGGGCGTGGCGCCGCTGCGCCAGGCCATCGCCGAGAAGGTGCTGCGCTGCTACGGCCGCGAGGTGAACCCGGACACCGAGATCACCGTGACCAGCGGTGCGACCGAAGCGCTGTTCAACGCCATCCACGCCGTGGTGCGCCCGGGCGAAGAAGTCATCGTGCTAGACCCGGCCTACGACAGCTACGAACCGGCGATCGACCTGGCCGGTGCGCGCGCCGTGCACGTGCCGCTGGACCCGCAGACCTTCGCGGTGGACTGGGACCGCGTGCGCGCCGCGATCACCCCGCGCACGCGCATGCTGATCGTCAACAGCCCGCACAACCCGTCCGGTGCGATGTTCGACGAGGCCGATATCCGTGCGCTGTCCGCATTGCTGGAAGGCACCGGCATCTACCTGATTTCCGACGAGGTCTACGAGCACATCGTGTTCGATGGCCGCCGCCATGAATCGATCTTGCGGTATCCGGAACTGGCCGCACGCGCGTTCGTCGTCTCCAGCTTCGGCAAGACCTACCACTGCACCGGCTGGAAGATCGGCTACGCCATCGCGCCGCCGGCGCTGAGCGCGGAGTTCCGCAAGGTCCACCAGTACAACGTGTTCTGCACGTTCGCGCCGGCACAGCACGCGTTCGCCGCGATGATCCGGCAGGAACCGGAGCACTACGAGCAACTGGGCGCGTTCTACCAGGAGAAGCGCAACCGTTTCCGCGAGCAGCTGCTGGGCACGAAGTTCGTGCCGCTGCCGGTGCCTGGCGGCTATTTCCAGCTGGTCGATTATTCGGCGGTCAGCGACCTGCCGGATGCCGAGTTCGTGAAGTGGTTGACCGTCGAGCATGGCGTCACCGCGATCCCGCTGTCCCCGTTCTACGAAACGCCGCCGACCGGCCAACGCTTGGCGCGGCTGTGCTTCGCGAAGAACGAGGCGACGCTGGATGCGGCGATCGCGCGGTTGAAGACGCTGTAA